A window from Streptomyces sp. NBC_00299 encodes these proteins:
- a CDS encoding RNase A-like domain-containing protein, whose translation MTLVMAVAAVWGVLQLFAISSPASSVRLSTVLLALAVGVYGCGVATALVEFAYTRVYAEQSGRSLVTVVNTTSYTVAPWVEELLKVSPLLLAGLSLRVRRQWGLTDFVVVGAALGAGFGLLEAVLRFGLDADRAITRGEGWIVPDSLSPPYVPGLGQVLTSWLPAPFSQLDLGGPPVTETFTHLVFTAMAGFGVGLLWRAHGWIRLLSILPIAAAAAHHTVNNYAVQEHSAGTKEWLESLNELAWAAPLVCLTIAMAADLRRLHRAKGTMPDVLLASERADGDSLGALLRYAAWRLPWSLLIVLRYVRLRRSLLYAAAESTPPGETSDLRRVVAGITARMDASDNGRAWQSLNIRAWLKASRAARRTRERWLLLIPCVLMLPALLFLGVGSFTSTAGLQEYFSTGAGPKILMGFGIAAMAWIAYQLVTLLRTWRRASAQPLGEVLAAHRFRIGTALGAATTGVLLLWRGLGAAGPDGRAIRTLHLLDALNTFLVYLGFALLLLSLLALFPPGGFALAGGGTVGALTAEAALSAGVLGTAGVVLMGLGASNGSGGDFNAWPRSKRKGRQKPEHRADVRGDEGKSLGGKSKAHTIDRHVDKTIADMRKRLRENAKLEADSRYVDVDSAQRFTDKALTTRENQRKISDWLARGAKAPLRLEAAFTENTGLHLTRYDFTHGQPTQWVRGVRVILKADPTAPSGYRVLTSFPQP comes from the coding sequence GTGACGTTGGTGATGGCGGTGGCGGCCGTCTGGGGCGTACTGCAACTTTTCGCGATTTCCTCACCGGCGAGTTCGGTGCGCCTGTCGACCGTGCTGCTGGCGCTCGCGGTGGGCGTGTACGGGTGCGGCGTGGCGACGGCGTTGGTGGAGTTCGCCTACACCCGTGTCTACGCGGAGCAGTCGGGCCGGTCGCTGGTGACGGTGGTGAACACCACCAGCTACACGGTCGCTCCCTGGGTGGAGGAGTTACTCAAGGTTTCCCCGTTGCTGCTGGCGGGGCTGAGCCTGCGGGTCCGCCGCCAGTGGGGGCTGACCGACTTCGTCGTGGTGGGCGCGGCTCTCGGGGCGGGTTTCGGGCTGCTGGAGGCGGTTCTCCGGTTCGGCTTGGACGCGGACCGGGCGATCACCCGCGGCGAGGGCTGGATCGTCCCCGACAGCCTGTCCCCGCCGTATGTACCGGGCCTGGGACAGGTGCTCACGTCGTGGCTCCCGGCCCCGTTCAGCCAGCTGGACCTGGGCGGCCCTCCGGTCACGGAAACGTTCACTCACCTGGTGTTCACGGCCATGGCCGGCTTCGGGGTCGGGCTGCTGTGGCGCGCGCACGGCTGGATACGCCTGCTGTCGATCCTCCCGATCGCGGCTGCCGCCGCCCACCACACCGTGAACAACTACGCGGTGCAGGAGCACTCCGCCGGGACCAAGGAATGGCTGGAGTCCCTCAACGAACTGGCATGGGCCGCACCACTCGTGTGCCTGACCATCGCCATGGCGGCGGACCTGCGCCGGCTCCACCGCGCCAAGGGCACCATGCCCGACGTACTCCTCGCGTCCGAACGTGCCGACGGCGACAGCCTGGGGGCTCTGCTGCGGTATGCGGCCTGGCGTCTGCCGTGGAGCCTGCTGATCGTCCTTCGTTACGTCAGGCTGCGGCGCTCCTTGCTGTACGCAGCCGCCGAGTCGACGCCGCCCGGCGAAACCAGTGACCTACGTCGAGTGGTCGCCGGGATCACCGCCCGGATGGACGCGTCCGACAACGGGCGTGCCTGGCAGTCGCTGAACATCCGCGCCTGGCTGAAGGCGAGCCGAGCGGCGCGCCGTACCCGCGAGCGATGGCTCCTGCTGATCCCGTGCGTGCTCATGCTCCCGGCACTGCTGTTCCTGGGCGTCGGCTCGTTCACCTCCACGGCCGGCCTCCAGGAGTACTTCAGTACCGGCGCGGGGCCGAAGATCCTCATGGGCTTCGGCATTGCCGCCATGGCCTGGATCGCGTACCAGCTGGTCACCCTTTTACGCACCTGGCGTCGCGCATCGGCACAGCCACTGGGGGAGGTACTGGCGGCCCACCGCTTCCGTATCGGAACGGCACTGGGGGCGGCGACCACCGGCGTCCTCCTCCTGTGGCGCGGGCTCGGCGCCGCGGGCCCCGACGGCAGGGCCATCCGCACCCTCCACCTCCTCGACGCCCTGAACACCTTCCTGGTCTACCTCGGCTTCGCCCTCCTCCTGCTCTCGCTGCTGGCCCTGTTTCCCCCGGGAGGCTTCGCGCTGGCCGGAGGCGGGACGGTCGGCGCGCTCACGGCCGAGGCGGCGCTCAGTGCCGGGGTGCTTGGTACGGCCGGCGTCGTGCTCATGGGGTTGGGCGCGTCGAACGGGTCCGGCGGGGACTTCAACGCTTGGCCGAGGAGCAAGCGCAAGGGGCGCCAGAAGCCGGAGCACCGTGCGGATGTCCGTGGTGACGAGGGGAAGAGCCTTGGGGGCAAGAGCAAGGCTCATACGATCGACAGGCACGTCGACAAGACCATTGCGGACATGCGTAAGCGTCTGCGCGAGAACGCAAAGCTCGAAGCGGACTCACGCTACGTTGACGTGGATTCGGCACAACGTTTCACTGACAAGGCTCTCACCACCAGGGAGAATCAACGGAAGATATCCGACTGGCTGGCCAGGGGCGCAAAAGCACCACTGCGACTGGAAGCAGCGTTCACCGAAAACACAGGACTCCACCTCACTCGCTACGACTTCACCCATGGGCAGCCTACGCAATGGGTACGAGGAGTCCGCGTCATTCTCAAGGCAGACCCGACGGCGCCGTCCGGATACCGCGTCCTCACATCGTTCCCCCAGCCCTAG
- a CDS encoding sacsin N-terminal ATP-binding-like domain-containing protein has product MRRVNVSKFVRPAPEGADPFGTARLRRGVLDAWATSPARFREDANAEEDLVLGGYRDRLVVELAQNAADAAARAGVPGRLRLTLREGVLVAANTGAPLDAAGVESLATLRASAKRDSASVGRFGVGFASVIAVTDEPAVVGRHGGVRWSLAEARELARETAAHSPGLGDEIRRRDGHVPLLRLPFAAEGTAPDPYDTVVILPLRDTAAADLAERLLHSVDDALLLALPGLEEVVIEAGDAEPRTLRRGADGPFTVVEDSANGVTHWRTADAHGPLTPELLADRPVEERLRPHWALTWAVPVDATDSTPARPRTAPVVHAPTPSDEALGVPALLIASFPLDTTRRHAAPGPLTDFLVQRAADAYAELLADWRPVSDGIISLVPGPLGKGELDGALRQAILERLPRTSFLPPAVEPQEQDSELPESLRPRDAEVVEGAGADTVQVLAEVLPTLLPAGLERRVELRTLGVARVPLTDAVDRLAGLEKAPDWWRRLYDSLAGVDPDRLSGLPVPLADGRTTIGPRQILLPTSDGAPVDPEILARLGLKVAHPDAAHPLLEKLGALPATPRAVLTTPQVRAAVAASLDEEGALSWEEDTPDAEELADTVLALVREAGLEPGDEPWLGALALPDEEGEPAPAGELVLPGSPFHQVMRDGELATVDAELAEKWGEQPLAACGVLANFALVRATDVVLDPDELEPREGDFAQPDDAGLLDAVDVWSEDILDRFPDTPVPPVATELIAVRDLDLVDDDKWPQALALLAQPPLRDALTQQVRILLPDGTHEVVRPYTAWWLRGHPVLDGRRPAGLLASGGDPLLRGLYDEADATGFEDEQVLRALGVRTSVAALLDEPGGGAELLDRLADPDRPVTSAQLHALYGALADLDPEQVTLPDELRAVIDGRVEVVDAADAVVVDSPDLLPFTEGVPLLPVRPSRAAELAELFQVRRLSESVTGDVDSEGTEHDVPESVRVLLGARTPQSYVEHEELVVDGVEIDWRHTNDGTLHASTLEGVAAGLAWAAGQWPRRFEVAALLEDPSRTGELARDRWFD; this is encoded by the coding sequence ATGAGGAGAGTCAACGTGAGCAAGTTCGTGCGGCCCGCACCCGAAGGCGCCGACCCGTTCGGCACGGCCCGCCTGCGTCGCGGTGTGCTGGACGCCTGGGCCACCAGTCCCGCCCGTTTCCGGGAGGACGCCAACGCCGAGGAGGACCTCGTCCTCGGCGGGTACCGGGACCGGCTCGTCGTCGAGCTCGCTCAGAACGCCGCCGACGCCGCCGCCAGGGCGGGAGTGCCCGGAAGGCTCCGGCTCACCCTCCGCGAGGGTGTTCTCGTCGCCGCCAACACCGGTGCTCCGCTCGATGCGGCCGGCGTCGAGTCGCTGGCCACCCTGCGTGCCTCCGCCAAGCGGGACTCGGCCTCCGTCGGCCGGTTCGGTGTCGGCTTCGCTTCCGTGATCGCGGTCACCGACGAACCCGCCGTCGTCGGGCGGCACGGCGGTGTCCGGTGGTCCCTCGCCGAGGCCCGCGAACTGGCCCGGGAGACCGCGGCACACAGCCCGGGGCTCGGGGACGAGATCCGGCGGCGGGACGGTCATGTGCCGCTGCTGCGGCTGCCGTTCGCCGCCGAGGGCACCGCCCCGGACCCCTACGACACGGTCGTCATCCTCCCCCTGCGCGACACCGCCGCCGCCGACCTCGCCGAACGGCTGCTGCACTCCGTCGACGACGCCCTGCTCCTCGCCCTGCCCGGGCTTGAGGAGGTCGTGATCGAGGCCGGCGACGCCGAGCCGCGCACCCTGCGCCGCGGGGCCGACGGACCCTTCACGGTCGTGGAGGACTCCGCCAACGGCGTCACCCACTGGCGTACGGCCGACGCCCACGGCCCGCTCACGCCCGAACTGCTCGCCGACCGCCCGGTCGAGGAGCGGCTGCGCCCCCACTGGGCGCTCACCTGGGCCGTCCCGGTCGACGCCACGGACAGCACGCCCGCCCGGCCCCGCACCGCCCCCGTCGTGCACGCGCCCACACCCAGCGACGAGGCGCTCGGCGTCCCGGCCCTGCTCATCGCCTCCTTCCCCCTCGACACCACCCGCCGGCACGCCGCCCCCGGCCCGCTCACCGACTTCCTCGTGCAGCGGGCGGCGGACGCGTACGCCGAACTGCTCGCCGACTGGCGCCCGGTGAGCGACGGCATCATCAGCCTCGTACCCGGCCCGCTCGGCAAGGGCGAACTCGACGGTGCCCTGCGCCAGGCCATCCTGGAGCGCCTGCCCCGCACTTCCTTCCTGCCGCCCGCCGTCGAGCCGCAGGAGCAGGACTCCGAGCTGCCCGAGTCCCTGCGGCCCCGGGACGCCGAGGTGGTCGAAGGCGCGGGCGCCGACACCGTGCAGGTCCTCGCCGAGGTCCTGCCCACCCTCCTCCCCGCCGGGCTCGAACGGCGCGTGGAACTGCGGACGTTGGGCGTCGCCCGGGTCCCGCTGACCGACGCGGTCGACCGGCTCGCCGGGCTGGAGAAGGCGCCGGACTGGTGGCGGCGGCTCTACGACAGCCTTGCCGGGGTCGACCCGGACCGGCTGTCCGGCCTCCCCGTGCCGCTGGCCGACGGGCGCACCACCATCGGCCCCCGGCAGATCCTGCTCCCCACCTCCGACGGCGCCCCCGTCGACCCGGAGATCCTGGCCCGCCTGGGCCTCAAGGTCGCCCACCCCGACGCCGCGCACCCGCTCCTGGAGAAGCTCGGCGCCCTCCCGGCCACGCCCCGCGCGGTCCTCACCACACCCCAGGTGCGTGCCGCGGTCGCCGCCTCCCTGGACGAGGAGGGCGCGCTGAGCTGGGAGGAGGACACTCCCGACGCCGAGGAACTGGCCGACACCGTCCTCGCCCTCGTGCGCGAAGCGGGCCTGGAGCCGGGTGACGAGCCGTGGCTCGGTGCCCTCGCGCTGCCCGACGAGGAGGGGGAGCCCGCGCCCGCCGGCGAACTCGTCCTCCCCGGCAGCCCCTTCCACCAGGTCATGCGGGACGGTGAACTCGCGACCGTGGACGCCGAACTGGCCGAGAAGTGGGGCGAGCAGCCCCTCGCCGCCTGTGGTGTCCTCGCGAACTTCGCCCTCGTGCGCGCCACGGACGTCGTCCTCGACCCGGACGAACTGGAGCCGCGCGAGGGCGACTTCGCCCAGCCCGACGACGCGGGTCTGCTGGACGCCGTGGACGTGTGGAGCGAGGACATCCTCGACCGCTTCCCGGACACGCCGGTACCGCCGGTCGCCACCGAGCTGATCGCCGTACGCGACCTGGACCTGGTGGACGACGACAAGTGGCCGCAGGCCCTCGCCCTGCTCGCCCAGCCGCCCCTGCGGGACGCGCTGACCCAGCAGGTGCGGATCCTGCTGCCCGACGGCACGCACGAGGTCGTACGGCCGTACACCGCATGGTGGCTGCGCGGTCACCCGGTGCTGGACGGACGCCGCCCGGCCGGGCTCCTCGCCTCCGGCGGCGACCCGCTGCTGCGCGGCCTGTACGACGAGGCCGACGCGACCGGCTTCGAGGACGAGCAGGTGCTGCGGGCGCTCGGGGTGCGCACCTCCGTCGCCGCGCTGCTCGACGAGCCGGGCGGCGGGGCCGAGCTGCTCGACCGCCTCGCCGACCCGGACCGCCCCGTCACCTCGGCCCAACTGCACGCCCTGTACGGCGCCCTGGCCGACCTCGACCCGGAGCAGGTGACCCTGCCCGACGAGCTGCGGGCCGTGATCGACGGGCGGGTCGAGGTGGTGGACGCGGCGGACGCGGTGGTCGTGGACTCGCCCGACCTGCTGCCGTTCACGGAGGGGGTGCCGCTGCTTCCCGTACGGCCTTCGCGGGCCGCCGAGCTGGCCGAGCTGTTCCAGGTCCGGCGGCTGAGCGAGTCCGTCACCGGCGACGTGGACTCCGAGGGCACCGAGCACGACGTACCCGAGTCGGTGCGGGTGCTGCTCGGCGCGCGGACGCCCCAGTCGTACGTCGAGCACGAGGAACTCGTCGTCGACGGCGTGGAGATCGACTGGCGCCACACGAACGACGGCACCCTGCACGCCTCGACCCTGGAGGGCGTCGCGGCGGGGCTCGCCTGGGCGGCGGGGCAGTGGCCGCGGCGGTTCGAGGTGGCGGCGCTGCTGGAGGATCCGTCGCGCACGGGGGAGCTGGCGCGGGACCGGTGGTTCGACTGA
- a CDS encoding DUF7683 domain-containing protein yields MGFLLTRYAKDEEAPESETDVSSVAAEAFTALLAMPAAQLADVYPLDREHADGFRGLTGITLDLDRFDYFLEAVAD; encoded by the coding sequence ATGGGCTTTCTCCTCACCCGCTACGCCAAGGACGAGGAGGCGCCGGAGTCGGAGACCGACGTCTCCTCCGTGGCCGCGGAGGCGTTCACGGCGCTGCTCGCGATGCCTGCGGCGCAGCTCGCCGACGTGTATCCGCTGGACCGGGAACACGCGGACGGGTTCCGCGGCCTGACCGGCATCACCCTCGACCTGGACCGCTTCGACTACTTCCTGGAAGCGGTGGCGGACTGA
- a CDS encoding calcium-binding protein, which produces MRMRATLGVVTGALALSALAVPAAQADEVEGDTAISNVVVNGGKAAVVGSTAKKTITVTFTVKDNKGVDWAQAILYHGANIDSSDSGAVANGSDGRATCTVVNATTSNCKSTFDLEPDYNLINKVAGTWKVWAIAVGNDADYVQKDNAKSFQVQRASRLTVNASPEPVKKGKTITVTGKLSRANWEDNKYHGYTNQSVKLQFRKKGSDTYSTVKTIKSNSTGELKTTVTASTDGYFRYSFAGTSTTPAINATGDFVDVQ; this is translated from the coding sequence ATGCGCATGCGTGCCACCCTCGGCGTCGTGACCGGCGCCCTGGCCCTTTCCGCTCTTGCCGTGCCGGCCGCCCAGGCCGACGAGGTCGAGGGCGACACGGCGATCTCGAACGTCGTGGTGAACGGTGGCAAGGCGGCGGTCGTCGGGTCGACCGCGAAGAAGACCATCACCGTGACCTTCACCGTCAAGGACAACAAGGGCGTCGACTGGGCGCAGGCGATCCTGTACCACGGTGCGAACATCGACAGCTCCGACTCCGGTGCCGTGGCCAACGGCAGCGACGGTCGTGCCACCTGCACGGTGGTCAACGCCACGACGTCGAACTGCAAGTCGACCTTCGACCTCGAGCCGGACTACAACCTGATCAACAAGGTGGCCGGCACCTGGAAGGTCTGGGCGATCGCGGTGGGCAACGACGCCGACTACGTCCAGAAGGACAACGCCAAGAGCTTCCAGGTCCAGCGGGCCTCCCGGCTGACGGTGAACGCCTCGCCGGAGCCGGTGAAGAAGGGCAAGACCATCACGGTCACCGGCAAGCTCTCCCGGGCGAACTGGGAGGACAACAAGTACCACGGCTACACGAACCAGTCGGTGAAGCTGCAGTTCCGCAAGAAGGGCAGCGACACCTACAGCACCGTCAAGACGATCAAGTCGAACTCGACGGGCGAGCTGAAGACCACGGTCACCGCGTCGACGGACGGCTACTTCCGCTACAGCTTCGCGGGCACGAGCACGACTCCGGCCATCAACGCCACCGGCGACTTCGTCGACGTGCAGTGA
- a CDS encoding cation-translocating P-type ATPase, giving the protein MTHTDAGAEVDKAVHPVRAPVATGGLTAAEVAERVARGEVNDVPVRSSRSMTDIVRANVFTRFNAIIGVLWVIMLFVAPIQDSLFGFVILANTGIGIVQEWRAKKTLDSLAVIGEARPTVRRDGVAGEVSTSEIVLDDLIEIGPGDKAVVDGVCVEADGLEIDESLLTGEADPVVKQPGDQVLSGSFVVAGGGAFQATKVGREAYAAQLAEEASRFTLVQSELRSGISTILKYVTWMMIPAATGLIITQLVAKDNALDDSIARTVGGIVPMVPEGLVLLTSVAFAIGVIRLGRKQCLVQELPAIEGLARVDTVCLDKTGTLTEGGMDVTELRPLGGNDEEYVRKVLGALGESDPRPNASLQAIIDAYPDADDWRCTESLPFSSARKYSGATFSEGNGETSSWLLGAPDVLLGSDDPDLAETDRLNEQGLRVLLLARVGRDLDDPEVAEGAKPAALVVLEQRLRPDAADTLHYFAEQNVRAKVISGDNAVSVGAVATKLGLTGTTVDARRLPQDTDGMATALDEGTVFGRVTPQQKRDMVGALQAHGHTVAMTGDGVNDVLALKDADIGVAMGSGSEATRAVAQIVLLNNSFATLPSVVAEGRRVIGNITRVATLFLVKTVYSVLLALMVVCWQVEYPFLPRHLTLLSTLTIGVPAFFLALAPNKERAKPHFVRRVMRYSIPGGVVAGVATFVTYLIARHYYTGEGALDAETSVATLTLFLIAMWVLVIIARPYTWWRVGLVAAMGLGFLLVLVVPWLQEFFALRLVGMTMPWIAVGISAVAAVALEFAWRWVDRRVPA; this is encoded by the coding sequence ATGACGCATACCGACGCGGGCGCCGAAGTGGACAAGGCTGTGCACCCCGTTCGCGCCCCGGTGGCGACGGGCGGGCTGACCGCCGCCGAGGTGGCCGAGCGGGTCGCCCGGGGCGAGGTCAACGACGTTCCGGTGCGCAGCAGCCGGTCGATGACCGACATCGTCCGCGCCAACGTCTTCACCCGGTTCAACGCGATCATCGGCGTGCTGTGGGTGATCATGCTGTTCGTCGCGCCCATCCAGGACAGCCTGTTCGGCTTCGTGATCCTCGCCAACACCGGCATCGGGATCGTCCAGGAGTGGCGGGCGAAGAAGACCCTCGACTCGCTCGCCGTGATCGGCGAGGCCCGGCCCACCGTGCGGCGCGACGGGGTCGCCGGCGAGGTCAGCACCTCGGAGATCGTGCTCGACGACCTGATAGAGATCGGGCCGGGCGACAAGGCCGTCGTGGACGGCGTGTGCGTCGAGGCCGACGGGCTGGAGATCGACGAGTCGCTGCTCACCGGCGAGGCCGACCCGGTCGTCAAGCAGCCGGGGGACCAGGTGCTGTCCGGCAGCTTCGTCGTCGCCGGCGGCGGCGCCTTCCAGGCCACCAAGGTCGGACGCGAGGCCTACGCCGCCCAGCTCGCCGAGGAGGCGTCCCGCTTCACGCTGGTCCAGTCCGAGCTGCGCTCCGGCATCTCCACCATCCTCAAGTACGTGACGTGGATGATGATCCCGGCCGCGACCGGCCTGATCATCACCCAGCTCGTCGCCAAGGACAACGCGCTCGACGACTCGATCGCCCGGACCGTCGGCGGCATCGTGCCGATGGTCCCCGAGGGGCTGGTGCTCCTCACCTCGGTCGCCTTCGCCATCGGCGTCATCCGGCTCGGCCGCAAACAGTGCCTCGTGCAGGAACTGCCCGCCATCGAGGGCCTCGCCCGCGTCGACACCGTCTGCCTCGACAAGACCGGCACGCTCACCGAGGGCGGCATGGACGTCACCGAGCTGCGGCCCCTGGGCGGAAACGACGAGGAGTACGTACGCAAGGTGCTGGGCGCCCTCGGCGAGTCCGACCCCCGCCCGAACGCCTCCCTCCAGGCGATCATCGACGCCTACCCCGACGCCGACGACTGGCGCTGCACCGAGTCCCTTCCCTTCTCCTCCGCCCGCAAGTACAGCGGCGCCACCTTCAGCGAGGGCAACGGCGAGACCAGTTCGTGGCTGCTGGGCGCCCCGGATGTCCTGCTCGGCAGCGACGATCCCGACCTGGCCGAAACCGATCGGCTGAACGAACAGGGCCTACGGGTCCTGCTGCTCGCCCGCGTCGGCCGCGACCTCGACGATCCCGAGGTCGCCGAGGGGGCCAAGCCCGCCGCCCTGGTCGTACTGGAACAGCGGCTGCGGCCCGACGCCGCCGACACCCTGCACTACTTCGCCGAGCAGAACGTCCGCGCCAAGGTGATCTCCGGCGACAACGCGGTGTCGGTGGGCGCGGTGGCGACCAAGCTCGGGCTGACCGGTACGACGGTCGATGCCCGCCGGCTCCCGCAGGACACGGACGGGATGGCGACGGCCCTCGACGAGGGCACGGTGTTCGGGCGGGTCACCCCGCAGCAGAAGCGGGACATGGTGGGCGCGCTGCAGGCCCACGGGCACACCGTCGCCATGACCGGCGACGGCGTGAACGACGTCCTCGCCCTGAAGGACGCCGACATCGGCGTGGCCATGGGCTCCGGGTCGGAGGCCACCCGCGCGGTCGCGCAGATCGTGCTGCTCAACAACAGCTTCGCGACGCTGCCGTCGGTGGTCGCGGAGGGACGTCGCGTCATCGGCAACATCACGCGCGTGGCGACGCTGTTCCTGGTCAAGACCGTCTACTCGGTGCTGCTGGCGCTGATGGTGGTGTGCTGGCAGGTGGAGTACCCGTTCCTGCCGCGGCACCTGACGCTGCTGTCCACCCTCACCATCGGCGTCCCGGCGTTCTTCCTCGCTCTCGCCCCCAACAAGGAGCGCGCGAAACCCCACTTCGTACGGCGGGTCATGCGGTACTCGATCCCGGGCGGGGTGGTGGCCGGGGTGGCGACATTCGTGACGTACCTGATCGCCCGTCACTACTACACCGGTGAGGGCGCGCTGGACGCGGAGACCAGCGTCGCCACCCTGACGCTGTTCCTGATCGCGATGTGGGTGCTGGTCATCATCGCCAGGCCGTACACATGGTGGCGGGTCGGGCTGGTGGCGGCGATGGGGCTCGGATTCCTGCTGGTGCTGGTGGTGCCGTGGCTGCAGGAGTTCTTCGCGCTGCGGCTGGTCGGCATGACGATGCCGTGGATCGCGGTGGGTATCTCGGCGGTGGCGGCGGTCGCCCTGGAGTTCGCGTGGAGGTGGGTCGACCGCCGCGTCCCCGCCTAG
- a CDS encoding DUF2530 domain-containing protein, producing MAGLFSGAPKHEAPEPLEGPVVATITGGTILWFVLFVVQLPFYGWFDDRGQAWWVWTCLAGGGLGLIGIWYVRRREAALKRAAAPEEPRETTGEPQSS from the coding sequence ATGGCCGGTCTTTTCTCGGGAGCCCCGAAGCACGAGGCGCCGGAGCCCCTTGAGGGCCCCGTGGTCGCCACCATCACCGGCGGCACGATCCTCTGGTTCGTCCTCTTCGTCGTCCAGCTCCCCTTCTACGGCTGGTTCGACGACCGCGGACAGGCCTGGTGGGTGTGGACCTGTCTGGCCGGCGGCGGGCTCGGGCTCATCGGCATCTGGTACGTCCGCAGGCGCGAAGCCGCCCTCAAGCGGGCGGCGGCTCCCGAGGAGCCGCGGGAGACCACGGGCGAACCCCAGTCGTCCTGA
- a CDS encoding NCS2 family permease yields MPTSAPAKAPTPEQPGAGPTYGALDRYFKISERGSTLPREIRGGLATFFAMAYIIVLNPIILGSAKDMYGHQLDNGQLVSATALTAAFTTLLMGVIGNVPIALAAGLGVNSVVALQLAPRMSWPDAMGMVVLAGFVVMLLVATGLRERVMNAVPYGLRKAISIGIGLFIMLIGLVDSGFVSRIPDAAQTTVPLQLGGDGHLNGWPVLVFVLGALLTLALIVRKVPGAILISIVAMTVLAVVIEAVANVPSWGLTTPKWPGNPVASPDFGLIGEVSLFGGFGKVGALTGILFVFTVLLSCFFDAMGTIMGVSDEAKLTDAQGQMPGINKVLFVDGLAVAAGGASSSSATTAFVESTAGVGEGARTGFANVVTGGLFGVALFLTPVATMVPSQAATPALLAVGFLILANSVNEIDWADYTIAIPAFVTMVMMPFTYSITNGIGMGFITFAVLRLAAGRGREVPIAMYVVAAVFGFYYLMPALGLT; encoded by the coding sequence ATGCCCACCTCGGCTCCTGCCAAGGCCCCCACCCCTGAACAGCCGGGAGCCGGGCCCACATACGGCGCACTCGACCGCTACTTCAAGATCTCCGAACGCGGCAGCACGCTGCCCCGTGAAATCCGCGGCGGTCTCGCCACCTTCTTCGCGATGGCCTACATCATCGTGCTGAACCCGATCATCCTCGGCAGCGCGAAGGACATGTACGGGCATCAGCTCGACAACGGGCAGCTGGTCAGCGCGACGGCCCTGACGGCGGCGTTCACCACCCTCCTCATGGGCGTCATCGGCAACGTGCCGATCGCGCTCGCCGCCGGTCTCGGCGTGAACTCGGTCGTCGCGCTCCAGCTGGCGCCCCGGATGTCCTGGCCGGACGCCATGGGCATGGTGGTCCTGGCCGGCTTCGTGGTCATGCTGCTCGTCGCCACCGGTCTGCGCGAGCGCGTCATGAACGCCGTGCCCTACGGCCTGCGCAAGGCCATCTCCATCGGCATCGGCCTGTTCATCATGCTGATCGGCCTCGTCGACTCCGGCTTCGTCTCCCGCATCCCGGACGCCGCCCAGACCACGGTCCCGCTCCAGCTCGGCGGAGACGGCCACCTCAACGGCTGGCCGGTGCTGGTCTTCGTCCTCGGCGCGCTGCTCACCCTCGCGCTGATCGTGCGCAAGGTCCCCGGCGCGATCCTCATCTCGATCGTCGCGATGACGGTGCTCGCGGTCGTCATCGAGGCCGTCGCGAACGTGCCGTCCTGGGGCCTGACGACCCCGAAGTGGCCCGGCAACCCCGTCGCCAGCCCCGACTTCGGCCTGATCGGCGAGGTCAGCCTGTTCGGCGGCTTCGGCAAGGTCGGCGCGCTGACCGGCATCCTCTTCGTCTTCACCGTCCTGCTGTCCTGCTTCTTCGACGCCATGGGCACGATCATGGGCGTCAGCGACGAGGCGAAACTGACCGACGCCCAGGGGCAGATGCCGGGCATCAACAAGGTCCTGTTCGTCGACGGCCTCGCGGTCGCCGCGGGCGGCGCCAGCTCCTCGTCGGCCACCACGGCCTTCGTGGAGTCCACGGCCGGCGTCGGCGAAGGCGCCCGTACCGGATTCGCGAACGTCGTCACCGGCGGCCTGTTCGGTGTGGCGCTGTTCCTGACGCCCGTCGCCACCATGGTCCCGTCCCAGGCGGCCACCCCGGCCCTGCTCGCGGTCGGCTTCCTGATCCTCGCGAACTCCGTCAATGAGATCGACTGGGCCGACTACACGATCGCGATCCCTGCCTTCGTGACGATGGTGATGATGCCGTTCACCTACTCGATCACCAACGGCATCGGCATGGGCTTCATCACCTTCGCGGTGCTGCGCCTGGCCGCCGGGCGGGGCCGGGAGGTGCCGATCGCGATGTACGTCGTGGCGGCGGTGTTCGGCTTCTACTACCTGATGCCGGCGCTGGGCCTCACGTAA
- a CDS encoding ribbon-helix-helix protein, CopG family: protein MGTSVLSLRIDHELLERLRQHAAKRGMSVQDYVVRTLIRDDFDERFQAAVEETEKFYGRT, encoded by the coding sequence ATGGGGACCAGCGTGCTCAGCCTGCGAATAGACCATGAGCTGCTCGAACGGCTCCGCCAGCATGCCGCGAAAAGAGGAATGAGCGTCCAGGACTATGTCGTCCGGACGCTCATCCGCGATGACTTCGACGAACGGTTCCAGGCCGCCGTGGAAGAGACAGAGAAGTTCTACGGGCGCACGTGA